CGGGGCGTGCAGCAGCGGCACGCGCACGTAGCCGATGAGTTCCCCCGCGCGCAGCATGTCCATCCCGGCGAGCAGGTGCGACACCGGGATCTCCCGGCGGGCGCCGCCCGGGCCCGCGATGATCAGGGTGGCCTCCAGGGCGGCCAGGACCGGCAGCGCGTCGCCGGTGGGGGCGGCCGAGGCGATGTTGCCGCCCAGGGTGCCCGCGTTGCGGATGTGCGGCGGCCCGGCGGCGCGCGCGGCGGCGGCGAGCGCCGGGATCAGGGCCGCGAAGTCGGGGCGGCCCATGCGCGCGTGCGTGAGGCCGGCGCCGAGCAGCGCGTGGCCGTCCTGGTACTGCCAGCCGCGGATCTCGCTGATCCGGCCGAGTCCCACCAGCGCGGCGGGCCTGAGCTGCCCGGAGTTGACGGCGGCCATCAGGTCGGTGCCGCCCGCGACGGGCACGGCGGCGGGCACGGCGGTGAGAGCCGCGACGGCCTCGTCCAGCGTCGTGGGCAGCGTGACGGCCTGCGCCGCCTGCGGTGCGTGCGTGGTCAAACCGGCTGCCCCTTCCCGCTGCCCCACCTGGTCCCACCTGTGCTGCCGTACGGTACGTGCTGACAGGGCGGACGTGGCAACTCTGGCACATCTTGGCGAGAGCCGAAGACACGGGTCCGCTAGGAGGCATTCGCCCACCTCACCGGCGAGATGGTCCGTTTTCGCACGGCTTCGCCAGTGCGTGCCGATTGGCACTTTCGGTGACCCTTGTGCGCTTTTTCCGTGGCCTGTTCGAGCTGTTCGGTCGCAACGGCCGGGTGCTACCGCCGCGGAGGCGGGCCGTCGATCGGGCGGCCCGGCACCCCGGGTCGCCGCTGCCAGGGCAGCGGGCCGGCGGGTGGCCGGTAAGCGACGCCCAGGGCGTCGAGCCGCCGGTAGTGGGCGGCCATACGGCGCTCGAAACCGGCGAAGTCCCGGTCCGCCGGGGCGGGCAGGGCGCTCCAGGCGACCTCGGCGAAGGCGGCGAGCCGGGGGAACGCCTGGTAGTCCACGCGCGCGGGGTCCTCCATCACCTCGGTCCACAGGTTGGCCTGGGTGCCCAGCACGTGCCGGGCCTCCTCGGGCGTCAACTCCGGGGGAACGGGCTCGAACCGGTAGACGTCCTCCAGGGTGCGCACCCACCCGATCGGTACCGGCTCCTCGGGGCCCGGGGCCTGACGGTGGTCCAGGTACACCTGCTGCTCGGGGCACATGACGACGTCGTGACCGGCCCGGGCGGCGGCGATGCCCCCGGCTTAGCCGCGCCAGGAGGACACGGCCGCGCCCTCGGCCAGGCCGCCCTCCAGGATTTCGTCCCAGCCGATGAGCCGGCGCCCGCGCGCGGTGAGCCAGGTGTCGAAGTGCCGGACGAACCAGGACTGGAGCTCGTCCTCGTCCGCGAGCCCGAGTTCCCCGATGCGCGCCTGGGCCGTCTCCGACCGCCGCCACTGCTCCTTGGGGCATTCGTCGCCGCCGATGTGGACGAACTCCGAGGGGAACAGCTCCAGCACTTCCTCGAGGACCCCCTCGTAGAAGCGCAGGGTGTTGTCAGTGGGGGCGAGTACGTTCGGGCTGATTCCCCAGGTGTCCCAGACGGAGAGCGCGGAGGTGTCGATGACGTCGGTGTTGCCGAGTTCCGGGTATGCGGCGATGGCGGCCTGCGAGTGTCCGGGTACGTCGATTTCGGGGACGACGGTGATATGCCGCTCGGCCGCGTAGGCGACGATCTCGCGGATGTCGTCCTGGGTGTAGTAGCCGCCGTGCGGCTTCTCGTCCCACAAGGGGGAGGCGCGGTGGCCGGTTTTCGTACGGGCGCGCCATGAGCCGATCTCGGTCAGTCGCGGGTGCCGCTCGATCTCGATGCGCCAGCCCTGGTCGTCCGTCAGGTGGAAGTGGAAGACGTTGAGTTTGTGCGCCGCCATCAGGTCGAGGTAACGCAGCACGCCTTCCTTGGGCATGAAGTGCCGGGCGACGTCGAGCATCAGGCCGCGCCAGCGGAATCGGGGCGCGTCCTCGACGGTGACGGCGGGTACGTCCCACGCCCGTTTCCCGGACACCGGCGCCCGGCGGAAGGCCTCGGGGCCCAGGAG
This genomic stretch from Streptomyces sp. Go-475 harbors:
- a CDS encoding FAD binding domain-containing protein, which encodes MTTHAPQAAQAVTLPTTLDEAVAALTAVPAAVPVAGGTDLMAAVNSGQLRPAALVGLGRISEIRGWQYQDGHALLGAGLTHARMGRPDFAALIPALAAAARAAGPPHIRNAGTLGGNIASAAPTGDALPVLAALEATLIIAGPGGARREIPVSHLLAGMDMLRAGELIGYVRVPLLHAPQVFLKATGRTGPGRAVASVALVLDPARRGVRCAVGAIAPMPLRPLEAEQWVGQLIDWDNNRALVPEALSAFGEYVAAACIPDAAPGEDGSVPQLPPAVLHLRRTVAALARRALGRALS